Proteins encoded in a region of the Elizabethkingia bruuniana genome:
- the msrA gene encoding peptide-methionine (S)-S-oxide reductase MsrA: MKKVFFLILSLLLVSCQGQEKRKSTVKQNKMENKLAYATIGGGCFWCVESCFNMLKGVDSVISGYSGGHKANPTYEEVCTGDTGHAEVVQIAYDPAVISYKQLMEVFLFLHDPTQLNRQGNDIGTQYRSVVFYNSEEQKKEAEEALKESEAKQQWSGKYVTQVVTFEKFWPAEAYHQGYYKENPNQPYCSAVVGPKIQKFKKYFGEKGWLKSEEN, from the coding sequence ATGAAAAAAGTATTTTTCCTTATTCTTAGTTTACTATTAGTTTCCTGTCAGGGGCAGGAGAAGAGGAAGAGCACGGTTAAGCAAAATAAAATGGAAAATAAATTAGCGTATGCAACCATTGGAGGTGGTTGTTTTTGGTGTGTTGAATCATGCTTTAATATGTTAAAAGGGGTAGACTCTGTTATTTCAGGTTATTCCGGCGGGCATAAAGCGAATCCTACCTATGAAGAAGTTTGTACCGGAGATACAGGTCATGCTGAGGTTGTACAGATAGCCTATGATCCTGCGGTAATCAGTTACAAGCAACTGATGGAAGTATTCTTATTTCTTCATGATCCTACACAGCTAAACAGACAAGGGAATGATATAGGGACACAGTACAGATCTGTTGTATTCTATAACAGTGAAGAGCAGAAAAAAGAAGCAGAAGAGGCTTTAAAAGAATCTGAGGCTAAACAACAATGGAGTGGTAAATATGTGACACAGGTTGTTACGTTTGAAAAATTCTGGCCGGCAGAAGCATACCATCAGGGATATTACAAAGAGAACCCAAATCAGCCTTACTGTAGCGCTGTTGTAGGTCCTAAAATTCAGAAGTTCAAAAAATACTTTGGAGAAAAGGGTTGGTTGAAATCCGAAGAAAACTAA
- a CDS encoding PepSY-associated TM helix domain-containing protein, with product MKKHHHKKKPGFFKKWSGKLHLWFGLSIGFLIFIISITGALYVFKDEVENYTRKDVIYHNEQNIENKQILPIKVMEKLVVEQVKEKYPVHWVNIPIDKKQSYMFFWYEHNPKAWNYFDEFPVYKQAYVNPYTGKVLRVYDEKNGFFNIVKMIHWSFLLKQEWGSYVVGIPVIIFMLMLITGIVLWWPKNKAARKQRFSFKWKNIKSWKRKNYDLHNVLGFYASIFALIFSITGLFYAFFVVQAMIYVVFSGGNTKYPDFTHIKTKAPVEMRTDRTLDKIINTVKEKYPESYGFALDLGHEHMDDHEHANFEVYVKHLSYSYHKNSSLIFDENSGELLHTHDPKDKNFGEKVVGANYDIHVGAILGLPTKIIAFIVSLICASLPVTGFMIWWGRRKKKKA from the coding sequence ATGAAAAAACATCATCATAAAAAGAAGCCGGGATTCTTCAAAAAATGGTCTGGAAAGCTGCACCTTTGGTTTGGCCTTTCTATTGGCTTTCTCATATTTATTATTTCTATAACCGGAGCTTTGTATGTTTTCAAAGATGAGGTTGAAAACTATACCCGAAAAGATGTAATCTACCATAACGAACAGAATATTGAAAACAAGCAGATCCTTCCGATAAAGGTTATGGAAAAGCTGGTGGTAGAGCAGGTGAAAGAAAAATATCCCGTTCACTGGGTAAATATCCCGATAGATAAGAAACAGTCTTACATGTTCTTCTGGTATGAGCATAATCCGAAAGCCTGGAACTATTTTGATGAATTTCCGGTTTACAAGCAAGCCTATGTAAATCCCTATACAGGAAAAGTTCTAAGAGTATATGATGAGAAAAACGGGTTTTTCAATATTGTAAAGATGATCCACTGGAGCTTCCTGCTAAAACAAGAATGGGGTTCCTATGTGGTAGGTATTCCGGTGATTATTTTTATGCTTATGTTAATTACAGGAATTGTTCTTTGGTGGCCTAAAAATAAAGCGGCGAGAAAACAACGATTTTCTTTTAAATGGAAAAACATTAAAAGCTGGAAAAGGAAGAACTATGACCTTCATAATGTTCTGGGCTTCTATGCCTCTATATTTGCTTTGATCTTTTCCATTACAGGTTTGTTTTATGCATTTTTCGTTGTTCAGGCAATGATCTATGTCGTTTTCTCCGGAGGGAATACAAAATATCCGGATTTTACACATATTAAGACCAAGGCACCTGTAGAAATGAGAACAGACAGAACACTGGATAAGATTATTAATACTGTTAAGGAAAAGTACCCTGAGTCTTATGGTTTTGCATTAGACCTTGGACATGAGCATATGGATGATCATGAGCATGCCAACTTTGAAGTTTATGTAAAGCATTTATCCTATTCTTATCATAAAAACAGCAGCCTTATTTTTGATGAAAACTCTGGTGAGTTGCTTCATACACATGACCCTAAAGACAAAAACTTTGGAGAGAAGGTTGTAGGAGCTAATTATGATATCCACGTAGGAGCTATACTGGGACTGCCGACTAAGATTATCGCCTTTATTGTGAGTCTGATCTGTGCATCATTACCTGTAACCGGATTTATGATCTGGTGGGGCAGAAGGAAGAAAAAGAAAGCTTAA
- a CDS encoding PepSY-associated TM helix domain-containing protein codes for MKKKHHHKKKPGFFKIWSAKLHLWLGLSVGFIVFIVSLSGTLFVFKDEVQNVLRKEAIYVKPQTVKEQALPIEILRKKVMTNVPEKYPVSAVEIPLDKNKSYMFSYYEKSKKGWNYFGQVKINKLIYVNQYTGDIQAVYNEKYDFFMLMKYLHWSLLLNSEWGAYVIGIPVVLFIFMLITGIVLWWPKNKKARKGRFSFDWKNVKTWKRKNYDLHNILGFYASFIGLIMAVTGIYFTYPYVKNVFDYTLSGSIELKKEKDIKSPDSLTIKNSSVYDLTAQQTRLHYPGSSSFRIPLSGKNKKGKELKNIPVTVYQKEGRYSERHQIIFDKYSGKILLNRSHESLNAAEKYSNANYDIHTGSYFGLFGKIIWFITGLICTSLPVTGFLVWWGKQKKKKI; via the coding sequence ATGAAGAAGAAACATCATCATAAAAAGAAACCTGGATTTTTTAAAATATGGTCTGCCAAATTACATCTTTGGCTAGGGCTATCCGTCGGGTTTATTGTTTTCATAGTGTCCTTATCAGGGACTTTATTTGTTTTTAAGGATGAAGTACAGAACGTACTCCGAAAAGAGGCTATTTATGTAAAACCACAGACAGTAAAGGAGCAGGCTCTGCCCATAGAAATACTCCGTAAAAAGGTGATGACTAATGTTCCTGAGAAATATCCTGTGAGCGCTGTAGAAATCCCTTTAGACAAAAATAAGTCCTATATGTTCTCTTACTATGAGAAGAGCAAGAAAGGATGGAATTACTTCGGTCAGGTAAAGATCAATAAACTTATTTATGTGAATCAGTATACAGGTGATATACAAGCAGTATATAATGAGAAGTACGATTTTTTCATGCTTATGAAATATCTTCACTGGAGTCTTTTACTGAATTCTGAATGGGGAGCATATGTTATCGGAATTCCTGTTGTACTCTTTATTTTTATGTTGATTACCGGAATTGTATTATGGTGGCCGAAAAATAAAAAAGCAAGAAAAGGACGATTTAGTTTCGACTGGAAGAATGTGAAAACATGGAAGCGTAAAAACTATGATCTTCATAATATTTTAGGTTTCTATGCTTCATTTATTGGGCTAATAATGGCTGTCACCGGAATCTATTTTACCTATCCGTATGTGAAGAATGTATTCGATTATACGCTGTCCGGATCCATAGAGCTCAAAAAAGAGAAAGATATTAAATCACCGGATTCACTTACAATAAAGAACAGTTCTGTGTATGATCTTACCGCACAGCAGACAAGATTACATTATCCCGGATCATCAAGTTTTAGAATTCCCCTAAGCGGAAAGAATAAGAAAGGAAAGGAACTGAAAAATATCCCCGTAACGGTCTATCAGAAAGAGGGCAGATACAGCGAAAGACATCAGATCATTTTTGATAAATATTCAGGGAAAATCCTTCTGAATAGATCTCATGAAAGCCTAAATGCTGCAGAGAAATATTCTAACGCCAACTATGACATTCATACCGGGTCCTATTTTGGCCTGTTTGGAAAAATAATCTGGTTTATTACAGGGCTTATATGTACATCTTTACCTGTAACAGGATTTTTAGTATGGTGGGGAAAACAGAAGAAAAAGAAAATATAA
- a CDS encoding HmuY family protein, translating to MKKLLFTTAIGLLSLASCSSNDRGSEPAPVNPSATVKTQDVKDVDGATVATDKFTLYSLRENKVIASTEQDTDKWDIGFNKTKIIINGGTARKGKGAATIVKGTSFDAIKTAPEDAAFKTDSGNSGDDLAITTGTGKGWYSYDPIKHLITPIAGNIIVIKTGDGKYAKIQITNYYKGAPATISDQAALNDSGYYNFKFALQTDGSKTFSK from the coding sequence ATGAAAAAATTACTTTTTACTACAGCAATCGGATTACTATCACTGGCATCATGTTCCAGTAATGACAGAGGCTCTGAACCAGCACCAGTAAACCCATCAGCAACTGTTAAGACACAAGATGTGAAAGACGTTGATGGTGCTACAGTTGCAACAGATAAATTTACATTATACAGCCTTCGTGAAAATAAAGTTATTGCTTCTACAGAACAAGACACAGATAAGTGGGATATAGGTTTTAATAAAACAAAAATTATTATTAACGGCGGAACTGCAAGAAAAGGAAAGGGTGCTGCTACGATTGTAAAAGGAACTTCTTTTGATGCTATAAAAACAGCACCGGAAGATGCTGCCTTTAAAACAGACAGTGGAAATAGCGGAGATGACTTGGCAATTACAACCGGAACAGGGAAAGGATGGTATTCTTATGATCCTATAAAACATCTTATTACCCCAATCGCAGGGAACATTATTGTTATTAAAACAGGAGATGGTAAGTATGCCAAAATTCAGATAACAAATTATTATAAAGGAGCTCCGGCTACAATTTCAGATCAAGCTGCCTTAAATGATTCTGGGTATTACAACTTTAAATTTGCCTTGCAAACTGACGGAAGCAAAACTTTCAGCAAATAA
- a CDS encoding TonB-dependent receptor plug domain-containing protein has product MKKAVLFFCLSASMAVGAQQQSEKEKEIEEVVVSGNTFEQKVKEVPIPIKVIDKKQIQQSGSVRLSDILAEQTGLIITPNHGTSLQMQGMTGEYTLILINGEPLVGRTAGTLDLSRITVNNIKRIEIIKGPSSSLYGSDALAGVVNIITETATKDSGSLSLRYGTNTNIDFGGDINIRRDKFSVNLSANRYSSEGYSLNSGADSYGQTVNPFENFTYSTNINFTPNSKWKFGLYARYYYDDQDGKMLSQGQKVDGYSKNKDYNIAPQATWTPNDKVTSRLRLYMSASNNDSQYKFVDGGQVMDETYFRERYAKAENFTDIKWSKKWQTTLGAGIIYQDIEANRYNERKSSNQFYGLGQIAYTPMQGWNIQAGFRYDNNSVFGSQFSPKLATDIQVFKFLSIQASAGRGFKAPDFRQLYLNFTNNLVGYSVLGTQEVGVELAKMIAQGIVKQENVLIDPSKISELKPESSWAYNLGATLKPAKGVVVKVNIFRNDIDNLIQTVPIARKENGQSVFSYQNFNKVFTQGIETELSVSFLNNFTFAGGYQYLEAKDKDVLDRIKAGQLGGNNDRGNYIILGPGDYYGIPGRSKHTFNAKLFYEDKNGWFFNVRGIYRGEYGFADTDGNGIINNKSEMAPGYFLLNASLGKKIFKNYHISIGSDNITNFKNIQFNPEFAGRLLWVSFKITY; this is encoded by the coding sequence ATGAAAAAAGCTGTCTTGTTTTTCTGTCTTTCAGCTTCTATGGCTGTGGGTGCTCAACAACAATCTGAGAAAGAAAAAGAGATTGAAGAAGTTGTGGTATCCGGAAATACTTTCGAGCAGAAGGTAAAGGAAGTTCCTATTCCTATAAAGGTTATAGATAAAAAACAGATTCAGCAGTCAGGAAGTGTACGATTAAGTGATATTCTTGCAGAGCAAACGGGTCTTATTATTACCCCAAACCATGGTACAAGCCTGCAAATGCAGGGGATGACCGGTGAATATACACTAATACTTATAAATGGAGAACCTTTGGTCGGAAGGACTGCGGGAACACTGGATCTTTCCAGAATTACCGTAAATAATATTAAGAGAATAGAGATTATAAAGGGACCCAGTTCCTCACTATACGGATCAGATGCTTTAGCCGGAGTGGTTAATATCATCACCGAAACAGCAACCAAAGATTCAGGAAGTTTAAGCTTGCGCTACGGGACCAATACCAACATAGATTTTGGTGGAGACATCAACATCCGAAGAGATAAATTTTCAGTAAACCTATCTGCTAATCGTTATAGTTCCGAAGGCTACAGCCTTAACTCCGGAGCAGACAGCTATGGGCAAACAGTGAATCCATTTGAAAACTTCACTTATTCCACCAATATCAATTTTACACCTAATAGTAAATGGAAGTTTGGGTTGTATGCCAGATATTATTATGACGATCAGGATGGGAAAATGCTTAGCCAGGGGCAAAAAGTTGATGGTTACTCTAAAAACAAAGACTACAACATTGCCCCACAGGCTACCTGGACACCAAATGATAAAGTGACTTCCAGATTAAGGCTTTATATGTCTGCATCGAACAACGACTCTCAGTATAAGTTTGTAGATGGAGGGCAGGTGATGGATGAAACCTACTTTAGAGAACGCTATGCTAAAGCTGAAAACTTTACAGATATCAAGTGGAGCAAAAAATGGCAGACAACTTTAGGTGCAGGTATTATTTATCAGGATATTGAAGCCAATAGATATAATGAGAGGAAATCTTCGAATCAGTTTTATGGTCTAGGGCAGATTGCTTATACGCCTATGCAGGGTTGGAATATCCAGGCCGGATTCCGTTATGATAACAACAGTGTATTCGGATCTCAGTTTAGTCCAAAGTTGGCAACAGATATACAGGTCTTTAAGTTTCTAAGTATTCAGGCTTCCGCAGGACGTGGATTTAAGGCTCCGGACTTCAGACAGCTCTATCTTAACTTCACCAATAATTTAGTAGGTTATTCTGTATTAGGAACACAGGAAGTCGGTGTAGAACTGGCCAAAATGATAGCGCAGGGAATTGTAAAGCAAGAAAATGTACTTATAGATCCTTCAAAAATTAGTGAGCTAAAACCTGAAAGTTCATGGGCCTATAATTTAGGAGCAACATTAAAACCAGCTAAAGGAGTAGTTGTCAAAGTGAATATATTCCGTAATGATATTGACAATCTTATTCAGACGGTCCCTATTGCCAGAAAAGAAAACGGGCAGAGTGTTTTCTCTTATCAGAACTTTAACAAAGTCTTTACTCAGGGAATAGAAACAGAGTTGTCTGTAAGTTTCCTGAACAATTTTACGTTTGCAGGAGGCTATCAATACCTTGAGGCAAAAGATAAAGATGTATTAGACCGTATAAAAGCCGGACAATTAGGTGGGAATAATGACAGAGGAAACTATATCATATTAGGCCCCGGAGATTACTATGGAATTCCGGGAAGAAGTAAACATACTTTTAATGCTAAGCTATTTTATGAGGACAAAAATGGCTGGTTCTTCAATGTAAGAGGAATATATAGAGGCGAATATGGCTTTGCAGACACAGACGGCAACGGAATTATCAATAATAAATCCGAAATGGCACCGGGTTATTTCTTACTCAACGCTTCGCTAGGAAAGAAGATTTTCAAAAACTATCATATCAGCATAGGTTCTGATAATATCACGAATTTCAAAAATATACAATTTAACCCAGAGTTTGCCGGAAGATTACTATGGGTGAGCTTTAAAATAACTTATTAA
- a CDS encoding TonB-dependent receptor, translated as MNKAILTAACLAAINIFGQKNDSLSTKSVDEVILTASRKKENIKEVPSSVTIVGEKQVQSQLTVNSDITSILQYTVPSLGPSAGQTSNTGQTLRGRQVLVLIDGVPQSTPLRNGGRDIRVIDPSSIERIEVIKGASSIYGNGADGGIINYITRRGKSDKKISGISQVGFTGQPYGGTLGVRASQLLSGKLSDKFDYVASLAYERTGYMKDANGVNLSPSYSTAKMDNYNGMLKLGYNINENQRIEASYIGYASKSDLNLGLKTGKYGITPTIGEGKGLGLETTPQGTPRNHNYKLSYDNRNLFNGTSLNVNLYYQDFRTVYGYSDTFLNGGQSNVISKKKGARINLDTQLWNTTNSQAEVIYGVDILNDQTVQKLEDGRYWTPDMDMTNIAPFALIKIDLLKKLTIKGGLRYENMKVKVGDFNTLSTLKSDGTFTKSIFVKGGNLEYNALVGNIGVRYNVQPYINLFGSFSQAYSINELGRILRTSTASTIASLETKPIIVNNYEFGATGQLAKWINYEITSYVSTSKLGATFVQSPDRSLTILRAPEVVYGVEGFLHFTPARWINFGTSYSWMEGVTSLNNDGDYSAKINNSRISAPKVLAYVQVRPIQALSVGLDMMHSFKQDRFQPNPKTGQFTYGEGFVPEYTIFNLKSSYEVNKNWKLSLGIENLFDKLYQPAVAWWNARDNEFVNSMGMRGTFMIEYKF; from the coding sequence ATGAATAAGGCAATACTAACTGCAGCTTGTCTGGCTGCAATCAATATATTTGGGCAAAAAAATGACAGCCTGAGCACCAAAAGTGTAGACGAGGTTATACTTACTGCTTCAAGAAAAAAAGAGAATATAAAAGAAGTACCAAGTTCTGTTACTATTGTAGGAGAAAAACAGGTACAATCCCAGTTAACTGTAAACTCTGATATTACAAGTATTTTACAATATACAGTTCCCAGTTTAGGGCCTAGTGCCGGACAGACTTCCAATACAGGGCAAACCCTTAGAGGCAGACAGGTGCTGGTACTGATAGATGGTGTGCCACAATCGACGCCTTTGAGAAACGGAGGAAGAGATATCAGGGTAATAGATCCCTCTTCAATAGAACGTATAGAAGTTATTAAAGGAGCGTCTTCCATCTACGGAAACGGAGCCGATGGAGGTATCATTAATTACATCACGAGAAGAGGCAAATCTGACAAGAAGATATCCGGAATTTCTCAGGTTGGTTTTACAGGACAACCTTATGGCGGGACGCTTGGAGTAAGAGCGAGCCAGCTTCTTTCGGGTAAACTTTCGGATAAATTCGATTATGTTGCCTCATTAGCCTATGAAAGAACGGGATATATGAAAGATGCCAATGGTGTAAATCTTAGCCCTTCTTACAGCACAGCAAAGATGGATAACTATAATGGGATGCTGAAGCTGGGTTATAACATCAACGAAAATCAGCGAATAGAAGCCTCTTATATTGGTTATGCCTCAAAATCCGATTTGAATTTAGGATTAAAAACCGGTAAATATGGTATTACTCCAACCATTGGAGAAGGAAAAGGTCTTGGATTGGAAACTACGCCACAAGGAACACCCAGAAATCATAATTATAAATTGAGTTACGATAACAGAAATCTCTTCAATGGTACTTCTCTGAATGTAAATCTTTATTATCAGGACTTCAGAACTGTTTATGGGTATAGTGATACTTTCCTGAATGGAGGACAATCCAACGTAATCTCAAAGAAGAAAGGAGCGAGAATAAACCTGGATACACAGTTATGGAATACAACAAATTCTCAGGCTGAAGTTATCTATGGAGTAGATATTCTAAATGATCAGACTGTTCAGAAGCTGGAAGACGGACGCTATTGGACTCCGGATATGGATATGACAAACATAGCGCCCTTTGCATTAATAAAAATTGATTTATTAAAAAAGCTAACGATAAAAGGAGGGCTGCGCTATGAAAATATGAAAGTAAAAGTTGGGGATTTTAACACCCTGTCTACACTTAAAAGTGACGGAACTTTTACCAAGAGCATATTTGTAAAAGGTGGAAATTTGGAATATAATGCCCTTGTTGGAAATATAGGTGTACGTTATAATGTTCAGCCCTACATCAACTTATTTGGTAGCTTTTCACAGGCATATTCCATTAATGAGTTGGGAAGGATATTAAGAACGTCTACAGCCAGTACAATCGCCAGCCTGGAAACCAAGCCGATTATTGTAAACAATTATGAATTTGGAGCAACCGGACAACTTGCTAAGTGGATTAACTATGAGATTACGTCTTATGTAAGTACTTCCAAACTAGGGGCAACATTTGTGCAAAGTCCAGACAGGTCTCTTACTATACTCAGAGCACCGGAAGTTGTGTATGGGGTAGAAGGATTTCTGCACTTTACACCAGCCCGATGGATCAACTTCGGAACCAGCTACAGCTGGATGGAAGGTGTTACATCGCTGAATAACGATGGTGATTATTCTGCAAAGATTAATAATAGTAGGATCTCCGCACCCAAAGTTTTAGCCTATGTACAGGTTAGACCAATTCAGGCACTTTCTGTAGGATTAGATATGATGCATTCCTTCAAGCAGGATCGTTTCCAGCCAAACCCTAAAACGGGCCAATTTACATACGGCGAAGGTTTTGTTCCGGAATACACCATTTTTAACTTGAAATCCAGCTATGAGGTAAATAAGAACTGGAAACTGTCATTAGGCATTGAGAACCTTTTTGACAAACTTTACCAGCCAGCCGTTGCATGGTGGAATGCACGGGACAATGAATTTGTCAATTCTATGGGGATGAGAGGAACTTTTATGATTGAATATAAATTTTAA